The proteins below come from a single Perca flavescens isolate YP-PL-M2 chromosome 8, PFLA_1.0, whole genome shotgun sequence genomic window:
- the LOC114559605 gene encoding probable polypeptide N-acetylgalactosaminyltransferase 8, producing the protein MRVSLKRSVVILGGIGLLVYVGVFLKGGYKPETDKQLDTPHLIRSFSDLETSISNLRNVVRAFEKKQDTMQKMLEEDRLRWRKAAEVKQPTAKTQPEQKEKPEAKIPDQKENSQEKKSNKLFPNSPLFKTWGENLSEDDQREAQALFDKYGYNVFLSDRLPLDRALPDTRDPRCLKKSYPEDLPSIGVVLIYLNEALSIIKRAMRSIIDRTPKHLLKEIILVDDNSSEENLKGDLDMLLSKL; encoded by the exons ATGAGAGTGTCTTTGAAGCGGTCAGTCGTCATACTGGGGGGGATCGGGCTCCTCGTCTATGTGGGCGTGTTTCTAAAGGGTGGATATAAGCCTGAGACTGACAAACAGCTGGACACACCGCATTTGATCAGGAGTTTTTCTGATCTGGAGACAAGCATCAGCAATCTCC GCAATGTAGTCAGAGCTTTTGAGAAAAAGCAGGACACCATGCAGAAAATGCTTGAAGAGGACAGACTCAGATGGAGAAAAGCTGCAGAGGTCAAACAGCCAACTGCCAAAACACAGCCAGAGCAGAAAGAGAAACCTGAAGCAAAAATCCCCGACCAAAAGGAGAATTCTCAAGAGAAAAAGTCTAATAAACTGTTTCCCAACTCTCCCCTGTTCAAGACGTGGGGGGAGAATCTCTCTGAGGATGACCAAAGAGAGGCACAGGCTTTGTTTGACAAATATGGATACAATGTTTTTCTCAGTGATCGCCTCCCTCTAGATCGAGCTCTTCCAGATACCAGGGATCCAAG GTGTCTGAAAAAGAGTTACCCAGAAGACTTACCAAGTATTGGAGTAGTGTTGATCTACCTGAATGAGGCCCTGTCTATTATCAAAAGAGCTATGCGCAGCATCATTGACCGCACCCCTAAACACCTGCTGAAGGAGATCATATTGGTGGATGACAATAGCTCTGAAG